The genomic window ACTGAAAAAAAGGGGCGGAATTATATCCGAAATTGCTCAAGACTTGAGCAGAAATCGGAGACTTTCTTTTGAGTGCACCAAAATGGACTTATGCACCATGACGGAGCACCAAAGCAGTGCACTATTGTGGCGCGAAATCCCGTCACCCTCGCCGTAACCCGTGATTTCAGGGCCCCTGCCCATTTACGGGCACTGGCACGCAACTTGCTCTCTTGTGAGGCAGGTTGCCCTGGCGGAGTATTCCGGCCGGCATCACCCGATACTGGGGCATAGAAAAGCTCCCAGCTCTAATCCCTCCTGGAGGACAGCATGTCGTACAAGTCGCAACAACTGATCAAAGATCATGACGTGAAGTGGGTTGACCTGCGCTTCACCGATACCAAAGGCAAGCAGCAGCACGTCACCATGCCCGCCCGCGACGCCCTGGACGATGAATTCTTCGAAGCCGGCAAGATGTTCGACGGTTCCTCCATCGCCGGTTGGAAAGGAATCGAAGCCTCCGACATGATCCTGCTCCCGGACGACAGCACCGCCGTGCTGGACCCGTTCACCGAAGAGCCGACCCTGATCATCGTCTGCGACATCATCGAGCCGAGCACCATGCAAGGCTACGAGCGCGACCCGCGCAACATCGCCAAGCGCGCCGAGGAATACCTGAAGTCCACCGGTATCGGTGACACCGTATTCGTTGGCCCGGAGCCGGAGTTCTTCATCTTCGACGAAGTGAAGTTCAAGTCCGACATCTCCGGCTCGATGTTCAAGATCTTCTCCGAGCAGGCTTCCTGGAACACCGACGCCGACATCGAGACCGGCAACAAAGGCCACCGTCCCGGCGTCAAGGGCGGCTACTTCCCGGTACCGCCGGTCGACCACGACCACGAAATCCGTACCGCCATGTGTAACGCCCTGGAAGAAATGGGCCTGACCGTGGAAGTGCACCACCACGAAGTGGCCACCGCCGGCCAGAACGAGATCGGTGTGAAGTTCAACACCCTCGTTGCCAAGGCTGACGAAGTGCAGACCCTGAAGTACTGCATCCACAACGTGGCTGACGCCTACGGCAAGACCGTGACCTTCATGCCGAAGCCGCTGTACGGCGACAACGGCTCGGGCATGCACGTGCACATGTCCATCTCCAAGGATGGCAAGAACACCTTCGCTGGCGAAGGCTATGCCGGCCTGTCCGACACCGCCCTGTACTTCATCGGCGGCATCATCAAGCACGGCAAGGCCCTGAACGGCTTCACCAACCCGGCCACCAACTCCTACAAGCGTCTGGTTCCGGGCTTCGAAGCCCCGGTCATGCTGGCCTACTCGGCTCGCAACCGTTCCGCCTCGATCCGTATCCCGTACGTTTCCAGCCCGAAAGCCCGCCGTATCGAAGCGCGCTTCCCGGACCCGGCTGCCAACCCCTACCTGTGCTTCGCTGCACTGCTGATGGCGGGCCTGGACGGCATCCAGAACAAGATTCACCCCGGCGATGCCGCCGACAAGAACCTGTACGACCTGCCGCCGGAAGAGGCGAAGGAAATCCCGCAGGTGTGCGGCAGCCTGAAAGAGGCGCTGGAAGAACTCGACAAGGGCCGCGCGTTCCTGACCAAGGGCGGCGTGTTCACCGACGAGTTCATCGATGCCTACATCGAGCTGAAGTCGGAAGAAGAAATCAAGGTGCGCACCTTCGTGCACCCGCTGGAATACGACCTGTACTACAGCGTCTGATCCACGAATACCTATAAATAGCGACACCATTAAGGCCTCCTTCGGGAGGCCTTTTTTATGGGCTCAGGAAAGCGGACGCGCCTTGTAAGGGCGCGCCATGCGCGCGATCGCGGGCGTGGCCCGCTCCTACAGGTCCGGGCTGAATCCCTGCAGGAGCGAGCTTGCTCGCGAACGGATTTCCCGGCAACGCCGGTGC from Pseudomonas sp. GCEP-101 includes these protein-coding regions:
- the glnA gene encoding glutamate--ammonia ligase, yielding MSYKSQQLIKDHDVKWVDLRFTDTKGKQQHVTMPARDALDDEFFEAGKMFDGSSIAGWKGIEASDMILLPDDSTAVLDPFTEEPTLIIVCDIIEPSTMQGYERDPRNIAKRAEEYLKSTGIGDTVFVGPEPEFFIFDEVKFKSDISGSMFKIFSEQASWNTDADIETGNKGHRPGVKGGYFPVPPVDHDHEIRTAMCNALEEMGLTVEVHHHEVATAGQNEIGVKFNTLVAKADEVQTLKYCIHNVADAYGKTVTFMPKPLYGDNGSGMHVHMSISKDGKNTFAGEGYAGLSDTALYFIGGIIKHGKALNGFTNPATNSYKRLVPGFEAPVMLAYSARNRSASIRIPYVSSPKARRIEARFPDPAANPYLCFAALLMAGLDGIQNKIHPGDAADKNLYDLPPEEAKEIPQVCGSLKEALEELDKGRAFLTKGGVFTDEFIDAYIELKSEEEIKVRTFVHPLEYDLYYSV